One segment of Balaenoptera ricei isolate mBalRic1 chromosome 8, mBalRic1.hap2, whole genome shotgun sequence DNA contains the following:
- the BTBD18 gene encoding BTB/POZ domain-containing protein 18 encodes MCSSASPKILYRNPRFLRLAFLQLHHQQQSGVFCDVLLQAEGEAVPAHCCILSACSPFFTERLERERPAQGRKVVLELGGLKIRTLRKLVDFLYTSEMEVSREEAQDVLSAARQLRVSELESLQLEGGKLVKAPQGRRLNRECLQPPSAAAISARVVASIRRPRTPLPVTQTPCPLGAVRLKSSGKEEGAQEKNNRQNTENLSGTPLLKRKARACPTPQEKSSSPSSHSQGPKENKSYPALGPTALSPPSLYPSVDERLLPRKIRLSRAKLSPDVCTSEPASLLSGPSSVPPAPGRRLWRQKSINKEAPEDEQKTGRTSPLHSTPSQSGLGKSGGNKKRSPEVRASNSDSAEEGQVGRVKLRKIVNGTCWEVVQEPPLKSSQDSPQIPEPEDSEEPPGTQPSSGNEQEVSSASTDLCEDFPTCSRLQGILLSAGHSPYNPVVKSEFGSSPELIGEAPGLDIDCREPYASDTALLGQPCEAEEYRITSAAAASELEEILDFMLCGSDIEPPIRSLESPRAEGCRTPSYHLTEIGKNWIEGEEWCLPDVELWPREITGLEKEPAGENKGPIEPFSPLVMPSENREPIEPRSPLVMPSEVSEGEVLSVGGSWTADLEIPSSQPLDGQRDKLLHLNSLNPPQRSYGDLSPPCSSWVETGLEVSLTTDEVLYPAPEASKEGFGNSELLDPLPASPEEEEIDVVDSMSEGIVPMSIPSVWPDPSSESETEVDILT; translated from the exons ATGTGCTCTTCTGCCAGTCCCAAAATCCTATACAGGAATCCCCGGTTCCTCCGGCTAGCTTTTCTGCAGCTTCATCACCAGCAACAGAGTGGTGTGTTCTGTGATGTCCTTCTGCAGGCAGAAG GCGAGGCAGTCCCAGCCCACTGCTGCATCCTTTCGGCCTGCAGCCCCTTCTTCACAGAGCGCCTGGAGCGGGAGAGGCCAGCTCAGGGTCGGAAGGTGGTGCTCGAGCTGGGGGGCCTGAAGATCAGGACACTTAGGAAGCTGGTGGACTTCCTATATACCTCAGAGATGGAAGTATCTCGAGAAGAAGCCCAGGATGTGCTTTCTGCTGCCCGTCAGCTCCGTGTATCTGAGCTAGAATCCCTTCAGCTAGAGGGTGGGAAGTTGGTGAAGGCCCCTCAGGGTCGAAGACTGAACAGGGAGTGCCTACAACCTCCAAGTGCTGCTGCCATCTCTGCCAGGGTGGTGGCATCCATCCGCCGCCCTCGAACTCCACTGCCTGTTACCCAGACTCCCTGTCCTCTTGGGGCAGTGAGACTGAAGTCctcggggaaggaggagggggcccAGGAGAAGAACAACCGACAGAACACAGAGAACTTGTCTGGCACTCCTCTGCTCAAGAGGAAGGCCAGAGCCTGCCCAACTCCACAGGAGAAAAGCTCTTCACCGTCAAGCCACAGTCAGGGACCTAAAGAGAACAAAAGTTACCCTGCCCTTGGTCCTACAGCACTTTCCCCACCCAGCTTGTACCCCTCTGTGGACGAGCGACTATTGCCCAGAAAGATCAGGCTGAGCCGCGCAAAGCTGTCTCCTGATGTCTGTACATCCGAGCCTGCCAGCCTTTTAAGTGGACCCAGCTCagtacccccagcccctggccggCGTCTTTGGCGGCAGAAGAGTATAAATAAAGAAGCACCAGAAGACGAGCAGAAAACAGGGCGAACTAGTCCTCTACATAGTACCCCGAGCCAATCTGGTCTTGGAAAGTCGGGCGGGAACAAGAAGCGGAGCCCTGAAGTCAGGGCGTCTAACTCCGactctgcagaggaggggcaggttGGCAGAGTGAAACTTCGCAAGATTGTCAACGGGACCTGCTGGGAGGTAGTTCAAGAGCCTCCCCTCAAAAGCTCTCAAGACAGCCCTCAGATCCCAGAACCTGAAGACTCGGAAGAGCCTCCAGGGACTCAGCCGTCCTCAGGTAACGAGCAGGAAGTGTCATCTGCTAGCACAGACCTGTGTGAGGACTTCCCCACGTGCTCTAGGCTACAAGGCATTCTCCTCTCTGCTGGCCACTCCCCGTACAACCCAGTGGTGAAGTCCGAGTTCGGGTCCAGTCCAGAGCTGATAGGGGAGGCACCGGGATTGGATATTGACTGCAGAGAGCCCTATGCATCTGACACAGCCCTGCTCGGGCAGCCGTGTGAGGCTGAGGAGTACCGAATCACGAGTGCTGCTGCCGCCAGTGAGCTGGAGGAAATCCTGGACTTCATGCTCTGTGGCTCAGACATCGAGCCACCCATAAGGTCTCTGGAGAGTCCCCGGGCTGAGGGCTGCAGGACCCCTAGTTATCACCTGACAGAAATAGGAAAGAACTGGATTGAAGGGGAAGAATGGTGTTTGCCAGATGTGGAGCTCTGGCCCAGGGAAATCACAGGATTGGAAAAGGAACCTGCTGGTGAGAACAAAGGGCCAATTGAGCCTTTTAGCCCCCTTGTCATGCCCTCTGAGAACAGAGAGCCAATTGAACCCCGCAGCCCCCTTGTCATGCCCTCTGAGGTGAGTGAAGGGGAGGTGCTTTCAGTGGGAGGCTCCTGGACTGCAGACCTGGAAATTCCCAGCTCCCAGCCACTGGATGGTCAGAGAGACAAACTTCTCCACCTCAACTCCCTTAACCCTCCCCAAAGGTCCTATGGGGACCTCTCACCTCCCTGTTCAAGCTGGGTGGAGACTGGGCTGgaagtgtccctaactacggatGAAGTATTATACCCTGCTCCAGAGGCAAGCAAGGAGGGATTTGGCAACTCTGAGTTGTTGGATCCACTTCCTGCTAGCCCTGAAGAGGAAGAGATTGATGTGGTGGACTCGATGTCAGAGGGGATTGTGCCCATGAGTATTCCCTCCGTGTGGCCCGACCCTTCCTCAGAGTCAGAAACAGAGGTGGACATACTAACATAG
- the TMX2 gene encoding thioredoxin-related transmembrane protein 2 isoform X1, whose product MAVLAPLIALVYSVPRLSRWLARPYYLLSALLSAAFLLVRKLPPVCHSLPTQREDGNPCDFDWREVEILMFLSAIVMMKNRRSITVEQHIGNIFMFSKVANAILFFRLDIRMGLLYLTLCIVFLMTCKPPLYMGPEYIKYFNDKTIDEELEQDKRVTWIVEFFANWSNDCQSFAPIYADLSLKYNCTGLNFGKVDVGRYTDVSTRYKVSMSPLTKQLPTLILFQGGKEVMRRPQIDKKGRAVSWTFSEENVIREFNLNELYQRAKKLSKAGDNIPEEHPVAPVPTAVPDEESKKDK is encoded by the exons ATGGCGGTCCTGGCACCTTTAATTGCTCTAGTGTATTCAGTGCCGCGACTTTCACGATGGCTGGCCCGACCTTACTACCTTCTGTCAGCCCTGCTCTCTGCTGCCTTTCTACTCGTGAGGAAGCTGCCCCCTGTCTGCCACAGTCTCCCTACGCAACGCGAAGACGGTAACCCGTGTGACTTTGACTGG AGAGAAGTAGAGATCCTGATGTTCCTTAGTGCCATTGTAATGATGAAGAACCGCAGATCCA TCACCGTGGAGCAACATATAGGCAACATCTTCATGTTTAGTAAAGTGGCCAATGCAATTCTTTTCTTCCGCCTGGATATTCGCATGGGCCTGCTTTATCTCACACTCTGCATAG TGTTCCTGATGACATGCAAACCCCCATTGTATATGGGCCCTGAGTACATCAAGTACTTCAATGATAAAACCATTGAT GAAGAGCTGGAGCAGGACAAGAGGGTCACTTGGATCGTGGAGTTCTTTGCCAATTGGTCTAATGACTGCCAGTCATTTGCTCCTATCTACGCTGATCTCTCCCTCAA GTACAACTGTACAGGGCTAAATTTTGGGAAGGTGGACGTTGGACGCTACACTGATGTTAGTACACG GTACAAAGTGAGCATGTCACCCCTCACCAAGCAGCTCCCTACCCTGATCCTATTCCAAGGTGGAAAGGAGGTCATGCGGCGGCCACAGATCGACAAAAAAGGACGAGCTGTCTCTTGGACTTTCTCTGAG GAGAATGTGATCCGAGAATTCAACTTGAATGAGCTATATCAACGGGCCAAGAAGCTATCAAAGGCTGGAGATAATATCCCCGAGGAGCACCCTGTGGCCCCAGTGCCCACTGCAGTGCCAGATGAGGAGAGCAAGAAGGACAAATAG
- the SELENOH gene encoding selenoprotein H, with amino-acid sequence MASRGRKRKAETALAAAAEKREKPASSQKGVEEASVVIEHCMSURVYGRNAAALSQALRLEAPELPVKVNPTKPRRGSFEVTLLRPDGSSAELWTGIKKGPPRKLKFPEPQEVVNELKKYLS; translated from the exons ATGGCTTCCCGCGGGAGGAAGCGGAAGGCCGAGACGGCGCTGGCCGCAGCGGCCGAGAAGCGGGAGAAGCCGGCTagcagccagaagggagtggaggaGGCGAGCGTCGTTATCGAGCATTG CATGAGCTGACGCGTCTACGGGCGCAACGCCGCGGCCCTGAGCCAGGCGCTGCGCCTGGAGGCCCCGGAGCTTCCAGTGAAGGTGAACCCTACCAAGCCCCGGAGGGGCAGCTTCGAGGTGACACTGCTGCGACCCGACGGCAGCA GTGCGGAGCTCTGGACTGGGATTAAGAAGGGGCCCCCACGCAAACTCAAGTTCCCTGAGCCTCAAGAGGTGGTGAACGAGCTGAAGAAGTACCTTTCGTAG
- the TMX2 gene encoding thioredoxin-related transmembrane protein 2 isoform X2, translating to MAVLAPLIALVYSVPRLSRWLARPYYLLSALLSAAFLLVRKLPPVCHSLPTQREDGNPCDFDWREVEILMFLSAIVMMKNRRSMFLMTCKPPLYMGPEYIKYFNDKTIDEELEQDKRVTWIVEFFANWSNDCQSFAPIYADLSLKYNCTGLNFGKVDVGRYTDVSTRYKVSMSPLTKQLPTLILFQGGKEVMRRPQIDKKGRAVSWTFSEENVIREFNLNELYQRAKKLSKAGDNIPEEHPVAPVPTAVPDEESKKDK from the exons ATGGCGGTCCTGGCACCTTTAATTGCTCTAGTGTATTCAGTGCCGCGACTTTCACGATGGCTGGCCCGACCTTACTACCTTCTGTCAGCCCTGCTCTCTGCTGCCTTTCTACTCGTGAGGAAGCTGCCCCCTGTCTGCCACAGTCTCCCTACGCAACGCGAAGACGGTAACCCGTGTGACTTTGACTGG AGAGAAGTAGAGATCCTGATGTTCCTTAGTGCCATTGTAATGATGAAGAACCGCAGATCCA TGTTCCTGATGACATGCAAACCCCCATTGTATATGGGCCCTGAGTACATCAAGTACTTCAATGATAAAACCATTGAT GAAGAGCTGGAGCAGGACAAGAGGGTCACTTGGATCGTGGAGTTCTTTGCCAATTGGTCTAATGACTGCCAGTCATTTGCTCCTATCTACGCTGATCTCTCCCTCAA GTACAACTGTACAGGGCTAAATTTTGGGAAGGTGGACGTTGGACGCTACACTGATGTTAGTACACG GTACAAAGTGAGCATGTCACCCCTCACCAAGCAGCTCCCTACCCTGATCCTATTCCAAGGTGGAAAGGAGGTCATGCGGCGGCCACAGATCGACAAAAAAGGACGAGCTGTCTCTTGGACTTTCTCTGAG GAGAATGTGATCCGAGAATTCAACTTGAATGAGCTATATCAACGGGCCAAGAAGCTATCAAAGGCTGGAGATAATATCCCCGAGGAGCACCCTGTGGCCCCAGTGCCCACTGCAGTGCCAGATGAGGAGAGCAAGAAGGACAAATAG